One segment of Desulfosporosinus sp. Sb-LF DNA contains the following:
- the bshC gene encoding bacillithiol biosynthesis cysteine-adding enzyme BshC, whose translation MKDPMQTMATCFEQVALFFPSGDPKIQESFERRAAYLDTRDYSRGILADTLKAYHIQLGANAKTLRMIEELRERETLAVITGQQAGILTGPLYTLYKAMTTIRLAGEQREQLGRPVVPIFWIAGEDHDWLEIRETYILNSEGKPGSCSLSGEGRGESVGNQPVPSWKEIESQLMRAMPDSEFRSSILKQCRKLTEQAKNLTQWFALTLQWLVQKWGLIFFDPLLPEFKRLAAPLYEQTLKMHVDVREALAERTREWVNLGFQAQIQPTGGEVNLFLSVPERRAILYNDQMFSLRGQEEPWNLDALNALLAQAPERFSPNVVTRPVVQEYLFPTLAYVPGPGELNYWAQLGKVFATFGFVMPILYPRLSAVVLTPSWQKSLNKEALTLKDVYQGLSKHRERSVRERDNLDIDERIKQLQIQIEKGYAELEPLEEIHVNVHDWLIRNEAKVNFQLNYLQKKLWQAQRKRCNKVLLRLQQLEDGITPIHSRQERVYNSLSFVARYGLGFVDKVAELPLTGDFSECVILL comes from the coding sequence ATGAAAGATCCAATGCAAACCATGGCTACTTGTTTCGAACAAGTAGCTTTATTTTTTCCAAGTGGAGATCCTAAGATACAAGAAAGTTTTGAACGGCGCGCGGCTTATTTGGATACCAGAGATTATTCAAGGGGAATTTTAGCGGATACCCTAAAGGCTTATCATATACAGTTAGGGGCTAACGCGAAAACTCTACGGATGATTGAAGAGCTGAGAGAAAGAGAAACGCTCGCGGTGATCACAGGCCAGCAAGCGGGAATTTTGACGGGACCGTTGTATACTTTATATAAAGCCATGACGACTATTCGGTTAGCTGGTGAGCAACGTGAACAACTGGGTCGACCCGTTGTGCCGATTTTTTGGATCGCAGGGGAGGACCATGATTGGTTAGAGATACGTGAGACCTATATTTTGAATTCAGAAGGAAAGCCAGGGTCTTGCAGTCTTTCGGGTGAAGGGAGAGGGGAATCGGTTGGAAACCAACCAGTGCCCTCTTGGAAAGAGATTGAAAGCCAGCTTATGAGAGCAATGCCTGATAGCGAATTTCGATCTTCCATCTTAAAGCAATGTCGAAAATTAACTGAGCAAGCGAAGAATTTGACGCAATGGTTTGCTTTGACCCTGCAATGGCTTGTTCAAAAGTGGGGGCTTATTTTCTTTGATCCCTTGTTACCAGAATTTAAGCGACTGGCTGCTCCGCTGTATGAACAGACTTTAAAGATGCACGTGGATGTTCGTGAGGCTTTGGCGGAACGGACGAGGGAATGGGTAAATCTTGGATTTCAGGCGCAAATTCAGCCAACTGGCGGAGAGGTTAATCTTTTTCTGTCCGTGCCCGAACGACGGGCAATCCTATATAATGACCAAATGTTCTCTTTGCGGGGGCAAGAGGAGCCTTGGAATTTGGATGCTCTTAATGCGTTATTAGCTCAAGCGCCGGAACGATTTTCACCGAATGTTGTGACTCGTCCGGTCGTTCAAGAATATCTGTTTCCAACCTTAGCCTATGTTCCCGGGCCAGGAGAACTAAATTATTGGGCTCAGTTAGGTAAAGTTTTTGCAACATTTGGATTCGTTATGCCCATTCTTTACCCGCGTTTGTCTGCCGTTGTGTTGACGCCTTCTTGGCAAAAATCCTTAAACAAAGAAGCGCTGACCCTCAAAGATGTCTATCAGGGGTTATCGAAACACCGCGAACGTTCTGTAAGGGAGCGGGATAACTTGGATATCGATGAACGCATCAAACAGTTACAAATACAAATTGAAAAGGGATATGCTGAGCTTGAACCTCTGGAAGAGATTCACGTTAATGTCCATGATTGGTTGATTAGAAATGAAGCGAAAGTTAACTTTCAATTAAATTATCTCCAGAAAAAGCTATGGCAGGCGCAGCGTAAACGATGTAATAAGGTGCTCCTTCGCTTGCAACAGCTTGAAGATGGGATTACACCGATACATTCTAGACAGGAACGGGTCTACAACTCTTTAAGCTTTGTTGCGCGTTACGGGCTGGGCTTTGTTGACAAAGTGGCTGAACTTCCACTAACAGGTGATTTTTCCGAGTGTGTAATCCTTTTATAA
- a CDS encoding LCP family protein, translating to MRRKINLILMVVALLGFSALGFVGYNGFMGAGFGGESASGNLISYSNDGLSKRVSVLLIGADQRPEETKFNTDSLILASVDPETQRISLLSIPRDTRIFLSGQGYIKINAVSALTDLSTLQKCVEDLTGETISGYVQTNFQGFKEIIDTLGGITVDVEKDMYYETGDIEDGYINLHKGVQRLDGGKALQYARFRHDALADISRTARQQVVLKAVAKEMFQLSTLPKLPFLIPQLMQAVHTNLAARDILGLAKVAIGIQSSNVVSQTLPGTFSDIEGVSYWKVDPLEVKKVVKNLFLGVTTEKVIDQENVDLLKPVTSTPNKPLPKVPGNSQDPNGQKSSGYQIFKP from the coding sequence GTGCGGCGCAAGATAAACTTAATCCTGATGGTCGTGGCCTTATTGGGTTTTTCAGCATTAGGATTTGTCGGGTATAACGGATTCATGGGAGCTGGGTTTGGGGGCGAAAGCGCTAGTGGCAACCTAATAAGTTATTCCAATGACGGACTGTCAAAACGGGTCAGTGTTCTACTGATTGGAGCAGATCAACGTCCAGAGGAGACAAAGTTTAATACGGATTCGTTGATTTTGGCTAGCGTCGATCCGGAAACGCAGCGTATTAGCCTGCTTTCCATTCCGCGTGATACTCGTATCTTCCTTTCGGGGCAGGGTTATATAAAAATAAATGCGGTTTCAGCCTTAACGGATTTATCTACCCTCCAAAAATGCGTTGAAGACTTGACGGGTGAAACGATTTCAGGGTATGTCCAAACTAACTTTCAAGGATTTAAGGAAATCATTGATACGTTAGGAGGTATTACGGTTGATGTCGAGAAAGATATGTACTATGAAACGGGCGACATTGAAGATGGATATATTAACTTGCATAAAGGAGTGCAACGTCTAGACGGTGGGAAAGCCCTACAGTATGCACGTTTCCGTCATGATGCGTTAGCGGACATTTCGCGGACGGCAAGACAACAGGTCGTTCTGAAAGCAGTTGCCAAGGAGATGTTTCAGTTAAGCACCCTTCCGAAGCTACCCTTCCTTATTCCTCAATTAATGCAGGCGGTGCATACCAATTTGGCGGCAAGGGACATTTTAGGGTTGGCTAAGGTTGCGATTGGGATTCAAAGCTCGAATGTGGTTTCTCAGACCCTACCAGGAACATTTTCAGATATAGAGGGGGTAAGTTATTGGAAGGTTGATCCCCTTGAAGTGAAGAAAGTAGTTAAAAACTTATTCCTTGGGGTGACAACGGAGAAAGTGATTGACCAGGAGAATGTTGATTTGTTAAAGCCTGTGACTTCGACACCTAATAAGCCCTTACCTAAAGTCCCTGGTAACAGCCAAGATCCGAATGGGCAAAAGTCGTCGGGATATCAGATATTTAAACCGTAG
- a CDS encoding FapA family protein has protein sequence MPEEVAQGRSLEEIRQEWALKLKLSPEDLMLEVIEKPNFFSRQWKVRLKWKDQTQAPLLTCSQAIWDGSNYVLALGEEVKEVRPFTQAGEVWLNGKLQDKPFRVILGDRVEFHPLVKEGQLTWDLQVLHLGLSVVAKVRHEQAGRYILSKDLSALEEIDLVGYVNLESVPSQSEVWNEAKLSTDLEQLKIVHGVRPECWQEILAVKGAGEVVIAEASFPVPPEHAQLVDFVGDPQVPNAAEEGNIDFFASKVKLVKEGAILARKIPGKPGVPGKDVFGKVLPTAAVRDFQFRLKKNVQLSADGLDVVAACAGQPVRLDEKTYMVENVYVLQKDVDMATGSIEFPGDVFINGNVQDGLHVYAGGKIEIRGSVSHAEIRAEKGTKIHQNLLGGKVVVGEKFVVRSELLRNVSELWEQLSDCLRHTAELIKSQGAKNLQPGQCLKHVMEKRFSELPKLSNRVEKFILEHKDDELITEGLIVSIRTAKHFLAGLGPLELQSLPFLLRVNQALEQSIETMSVEIPEKLKFVVNYVQGATIECGGSFECQKGTYNSDIRVEGDVAIEGVCRGGKVFAGGQVSVRELGGSEMSSTFVMISPNSRLSVNYCHSNVIVAVGKEIIRIEEACRKLEIYREKGVVQVEKIRANPL, from the coding sequence GTGCCAGAAGAAGTCGCTCAAGGACGTTCACTAGAAGAAATTCGACAAGAGTGGGCGCTTAAACTAAAACTTTCACCAGAAGATCTTATGCTTGAAGTCATAGAAAAACCCAATTTTTTTTCTCGTCAGTGGAAAGTTCGCCTAAAATGGAAAGATCAAACACAAGCGCCCCTATTAACTTGTAGCCAAGCGATTTGGGATGGAAGCAACTATGTGCTTGCCTTGGGAGAAGAGGTCAAAGAGGTTCGTCCTTTTACTCAGGCGGGCGAAGTTTGGTTGAATGGTAAGCTTCAGGATAAGCCGTTTCGCGTTATATTAGGGGATCGAGTAGAATTCCATCCTTTAGTTAAAGAAGGTCAGTTGACTTGGGATTTGCAAGTCCTTCATCTCGGGTTGTCTGTTGTGGCGAAAGTCAGGCATGAACAAGCAGGACGTTATATCCTTTCGAAAGACCTCTCAGCTCTGGAGGAGATTGATTTAGTAGGTTATGTCAATTTGGAGAGTGTGCCCTCGCAATCTGAAGTTTGGAATGAGGCGAAGCTAAGCACTGATCTAGAGCAGTTGAAGATTGTCCATGGAGTAAGACCCGAATGTTGGCAGGAGATTCTGGCAGTCAAGGGTGCTGGGGAAGTTGTGATTGCTGAAGCAAGTTTTCCGGTGCCACCAGAGCATGCCCAACTAGTGGATTTTGTAGGTGACCCTCAAGTGCCTAATGCCGCAGAGGAGGGGAACATCGATTTTTTTGCTTCCAAAGTGAAACTGGTTAAAGAGGGTGCTATACTCGCTCGCAAAATCCCTGGCAAGCCGGGGGTGCCAGGGAAAGATGTGTTCGGTAAGGTTCTTCCAACTGCAGCTGTTAGGGATTTCCAATTCCGTCTAAAAAAGAATGTACAACTTTCTGCCGATGGACTCGATGTGGTAGCCGCGTGTGCTGGACAACCTGTTCGGTTGGATGAGAAGACGTACATGGTTGAGAATGTCTATGTCCTGCAAAAGGATGTGGATATGGCAACAGGAAGTATCGAATTCCCAGGCGATGTCTTCATAAATGGAAATGTTCAAGATGGACTTCATGTTTATGCTGGAGGAAAGATAGAGATTAGGGGATCGGTGTCGCATGCCGAGATAAGGGCAGAAAAAGGAACTAAGATTCATCAGAACCTTTTAGGTGGCAAGGTCGTTGTTGGGGAAAAATTCGTGGTCCGTTCGGAACTCCTGCGCAATGTCTCCGAGTTGTGGGAGCAACTTAGCGATTGTTTGCGTCATACGGCAGAGTTAATTAAATCACAAGGAGCTAAGAATCTTCAACCAGGTCAATGTCTAAAACATGTCATGGAAAAACGGTTTTCCGAACTTCCCAAACTCTCTAATCGGGTTGAGAAGTTTATTTTGGAACACAAGGATGACGAATTGATCACGGAAGGTTTGATCGTTTCCATCCGAACGGCAAAACACTTTTTGGCCGGGTTAGGGCCTTTAGAGCTTCAATCCCTGCCGTTCTTGTTAAGGGTGAATCAAGCCCTTGAACAATCCATTGAAACCATGTCCGTCGAGATTCCTGAAAAACTCAAGTTTGTGGTCAACTATGTGCAAGGAGCAACGATTGAATGTGGCGGCTCGTTTGAATGTCAGAAGGGGACCTATAACTCGGATATTCGGGTAGAAGGGGACGTCGCAATTGAGGGCGTATGTAGGGGAGGAAAAGTCTTTGCTGGAGGCCAGGTCAGTGTCCGAGAACTCGGGGGATCAGAAATGAGTTCAACGTTTGTCATGATCAGTCCCAACAGCCGTCTTTCTGTGAACTATTGCCATTCTAATGTCATTGTGGCTGTAGGAAAGGAAATTATTCGGATCGAGGAAGCCTGCCGGAAATTAGAGATTTATCGTGAGAAGGGAGTTGTTCAAGTCGAAAAGATTCGGGCGAATCCACTTTGA
- the glp gene encoding gephyrin-like molybdotransferase Glp yields the protein MKMMIELEEAKELVLSGVQMVEKERIPLAEAYHRVLAQDVKSQISMPPFARSPLDGYAYCAKTFDPKPLQLKIVSEIPAGTFSEREITIGEAAKIFTGAPIPPGANCVVRMEDTESVLDEVTILRPVLPGSNIVPRGEEIKEGELLLSSGFYLTPPAIGLLAAVGLDQVEVFRRPRVGLLSTGTELMDVGQPLLPSKIYNSNSYTLRGMLQEAGCDVVVIPIVSDQINETLEALQKVEDTDMVISTGGASVGDYDIMRHALTQFGCEMLFWKIDIKPGTPASVGQKGKQFFFSLSGNPAAAMVTFELLVRPALRKLAGRSAVEEGQFLVKMASGFGKTGRQRRFLRAQAVLKDGEVWADLTPAQGSGILRSMIGSHLLVDVPSNHGAVVTGELLMARWIADWES from the coding sequence ATGAAAATGATGATTGAATTAGAAGAAGCGAAAGAATTAGTCCTCTCCGGGGTTCAAATGGTTGAAAAGGAAAGAATTCCGCTTGCTGAGGCTTATCACCGTGTATTGGCGCAGGACGTGAAATCACAAATTTCCATGCCACCGTTTGCGCGCTCGCCGCTGGATGGTTATGCATACTGTGCTAAGACGTTTGATCCTAAACCGCTCCAACTTAAGATTGTAAGTGAAATTCCGGCGGGAACGTTCTCAGAACGGGAAATCACCATTGGAGAGGCTGCTAAGATATTTACCGGTGCACCGATTCCGCCTGGTGCCAATTGTGTGGTGCGGATGGAAGACACAGAGTCTGTTTTGGATGAAGTGACCATCTTACGCCCAGTGTTGCCTGGTTCCAATATCGTACCTAGAGGGGAAGAAATAAAAGAAGGGGAACTTCTTCTCAGCTCAGGTTTCTATTTAACCCCACCGGCTATCGGGCTCTTAGCTGCGGTAGGGCTAGATCAAGTGGAGGTTTTTCGTCGACCACGTGTGGGGTTGCTTTCCACAGGGACGGAACTTATGGATGTGGGGCAACCTTTACTACCTAGTAAGATTTATAATAGTAATAGTTATACACTTCGCGGAATGCTTCAAGAAGCGGGTTGTGATGTCGTGGTTATTCCGATCGTTTCGGATCAAATTAATGAGACTCTTGAAGCCTTACAGAAGGTTGAAGATACTGATATGGTCATATCGACTGGCGGAGCTTCGGTCGGTGATTACGATATAATGCGCCATGCTTTAACCCAATTCGGCTGTGAGATGTTGTTTTGGAAAATAGACATTAAACCTGGAACGCCTGCTTCCGTGGGACAAAAAGGGAAACAGTTTTTTTTCTCTCTTTCGGGAAATCCTGCAGCTGCAATGGTAACATTTGAGCTTTTGGTTCGTCCGGCTCTTCGTAAACTGGCAGGTCGCTCCGCAGTCGAAGAGGGACAATTCCTTGTTAAGATGGCGAGTGGTTTTGGTAAGACTGGAAGACAACGACGATTCTTACGGGCTCAGGCGGTGTTGAAAGATGGGGAAGTGTGGGCAGATCTTACCCCAGCTCAGGGATCGGGAATTCTCCGTTCAATGATTGGTAGCCACCTTTTGGTGGATGTACCGTCTAATCATGGAGCGGTCGTAACTGGAGAACTCTTGATGGCACGCTGGATTGCGGACTGGGAGAGTTAA
- the mobB gene encoding molybdopterin-guanine dinucleotide biosynthesis protein B produces the protein MERRGETSEIPVISIVGGRSNSGKTTLLEKIIREAKRRGWRVATLKHDVHGFEMDQPGKDTYRHAQAGADVVAISSPNRIAILESVADDQPLDEVLARISGVDVIFTEGYKRGNKPKIEVYRSEVHTELFSKHEELIAIASDISFDNGIPCFGLDDASGICDLIEEKFEVKGGFR, from the coding sequence ATGGAACGAAGAGGAGAGACTTCTGAAATCCCCGTCATATCGATTGTGGGTGGAAGGTCTAATTCAGGCAAAACTACGCTTTTAGAAAAAATCATCCGGGAAGCGAAGCGACGTGGGTGGAGGGTGGCGACCCTGAAACATGATGTCCATGGGTTTGAGATGGATCAACCGGGTAAAGACACATACCGTCATGCTCAAGCGGGTGCAGATGTTGTGGCAATCAGTTCACCCAACAGGATTGCCATCTTGGAGAGTGTTGCAGACGATCAGCCTCTCGATGAAGTCCTTGCCAGAATTAGTGGCGTGGATGTGATCTTTACCGAAGGCTACAAGCGTGGGAACAAGCCGAAAATCGAAGTGTATCGCTCGGAAGTGCATACGGAGCTTTTCTCGAAACATGAGGAGCTTATTGCAATAGCTAGTGATATTTCATTTGATAATGGAATTCCTTGCTTTGGATTAGATGATGCGTCCGGGATTTGTGATTTAATAGAAGAAAAGTTTGAAGTGAAGGGGGGCTTTCGCTGA
- a CDS encoding Na/Pi symporter — protein MYLFTLVLGLVLLLGGMHLLRQGLQTFAGHGLRQALLWMTETPWKGFWSGSISTALLQSSTALTVMAVSFVDAQLLPFENALALVLGSNIGSTLTTQLLAFPLDQITPYIMILGALGYLFLPNRGRFLSLSILGLGILFFSLTLLQAGMAPLADLPSIQHFLRQLGDNHLQGVVAGTILSALLHSSSATTGIVMLLAEDGWLTLPTALAFIFGANIGTCFTAVLAALASSRAAQRVALFHVLLNVLGVLVFLPFVGPLANGLTLMGGSLSRQVANAHTLFNLISSLLAFPLLPWATRVLKKMLP, from the coding sequence CTGTACCTATTTACCCTCGTGCTCGGCCTCGTCCTCCTCCTGGGTGGGATGCATTTATTACGCCAAGGACTCCAGACGTTTGCCGGGCATGGCCTCCGCCAAGCGCTACTTTGGATGACCGAGACCCCTTGGAAAGGGTTTTGGAGTGGATCAATATCAACCGCTCTACTCCAATCAAGTACCGCCTTGACCGTTATGGCCGTATCCTTTGTCGATGCCCAGCTACTCCCATTTGAAAATGCCCTCGCACTAGTTTTAGGGAGTAACATTGGAAGCACACTGACCACGCAACTACTCGCTTTTCCCTTAGACCAAATAACCCCCTACATCATGATTCTCGGCGCTCTGGGTTATCTTTTCCTTCCTAATCGAGGACGATTTCTCTCTCTATCCATCTTGGGTCTTGGCATTCTCTTTTTCTCCTTGACTTTACTCCAAGCAGGTATGGCTCCGCTCGCCGATCTTCCGTCCATTCAGCATTTCCTCCGGCAACTTGGAGACAACCATCTTCAAGGGGTTGTCGCAGGGACCATTCTATCTGCCCTACTTCATTCCTCAAGTGCCACGACAGGCATTGTCATGCTACTCGCAGAAGATGGATGGTTAACCCTTCCTACTGCGCTTGCCTTCATCTTTGGAGCGAACATTGGCACCTGTTTTACCGCCGTCTTGGCAGCACTAGCTTCTTCGCGAGCCGCCCAACGGGTAGCTCTTTTCCATGTATTACTCAATGTATTAGGGGTTCTCGTCTTCTTACCCTTCGTTGGACCACTGGCCAACGGGCTCACCCTCATGGGAGGTAGCCTCTCTAGGCAGGTCGCCAACGCCCATACCCTCTTTAATCTTATATCCTCACTATTGGCCTTTCCCTTATTGCCTTGGGCTACTCGAGTCCTTAAAAAGATGCTCCCGTGA
- a CDS encoding GNAT family N-acetyltransferase, whose product MRVRKGNVRDWPFIFALGKVGIPDSISPWRKQPMEETLNYREVILKGFWTWIQQSGSVVFIVEVPIEEEKSSSDTKKTQPIGYLVLHTSSREELTGVFQGWVMDFGVLPEWRGKGAGRVLLEAAEDHCREQGVPYLGLAVSSHNVKALRLYEKFGFAEERKLMVKSLD is encoded by the coding sequence ATGCGTGTTCGGAAAGGGAATGTTCGTGATTGGCCTTTTATTTTTGCCCTTGGGAAAGTAGGTATTCCGGATAGTATTTCTCCATGGCGTAAGCAGCCGATGGAGGAGACCCTTAATTACAGGGAAGTTATTCTTAAAGGGTTTTGGACTTGGATTCAGCAGTCAGGGTCCGTTGTCTTTATTGTGGAGGTTCCTATTGAGGAGGAAAAATCTAGTTCGGATACGAAAAAGACTCAGCCGATTGGGTATTTAGTTTTGCATACTTCATCAAGGGAGGAATTGACGGGCGTTTTCCAGGGATGGGTTATGGATTTTGGAGTTCTTCCCGAGTGGAGGGGTAAAGGGGCGGGCCGGGTGTTGCTTGAAGCGGCGGAGGATCATTGCCGCGAACAAGGGGTTCCCTACTTAGGCCTTGCTGTTAGTAGTCATAATGTGAAGGCGCTTCGCCTTTATGAGAAGTTTGGCTTTGCTGAGGAACGAAAACTCATGGTCAAAAGTTTAGATTGA
- a CDS encoding TldD/PmbA family protein, which translates to MEQKEMKTLVDSVLAEARAFDGYVIVRAQSRREWGMRLSNGRFERVSTGGDSGFGVQAFTKDGASGFATSDVLEKGVGRKLVEKAIRLAQRNEGIESKRNRQIWEAPLIQDEGVNPAQKVFGEIPLVELEEMVMSLHSRLRSAFPEGIWQTSYRQVEEVWCIGRTDGTLVSFIIPRAVLMHQGTVRDHGKAQSTLIHRSGMDATVLFEELVDHALEKKAMDRAEFARAVCGAPQLLSGHYPLIIDYGLAKGLAHEAFGHAVESDHMSESVLGEAGKLRKGLRVARPGVTIIDGPLVGDWAYQPFSANGLPRQTVTIVRDGILEAGLGDVFSAEEAGMPVTGAGRAEGYGNIPLPRMSNIRLLVDRMLPLTPAEHLMEEVKTVRETLLKHGELREGEKNLLLLGYRGGQVNPKTGDFVFQCDGIIDVADPALPIYQPSIFSGKILSALEAIRGGLGEGCYDAIGTCGKGGQSVASSGGSHRYLLMDIDQQVSLGGEHG; encoded by the coding sequence GTGGAACAAAAGGAAATGAAAACGTTAGTTGACTCTGTTTTGGCGGAGGCTCGGGCTTTTGACGGGTATGTTATTGTAAGGGCCCAGTCGCGTAGGGAATGGGGTATGCGCTTAAGCAATGGACGTTTTGAAAGGGTATCGACGGGTGGGGATAGCGGCTTTGGAGTTCAGGCGTTTACGAAAGACGGGGCATCGGGATTTGCTACCTCTGACGTTTTAGAAAAAGGGGTCGGGCGTAAACTGGTCGAAAAGGCCATCCGGTTAGCCCAGAGAAATGAAGGGATTGAGTCTAAGCGGAATCGCCAGATTTGGGAGGCTCCTCTAATTCAGGATGAGGGGGTGAATCCTGCCCAAAAGGTTTTCGGAGAAATCCCGTTGGTTGAACTTGAGGAGATGGTAATGTCCTTGCACTCTCGTCTAAGGAGTGCTTTTCCAGAGGGGATCTGGCAAACGAGTTATCGTCAGGTTGAAGAGGTATGGTGTATTGGACGTACGGATGGGACGTTGGTGTCGTTTATCATTCCGAGAGCGGTGTTAATGCATCAAGGGACGGTGCGGGATCACGGCAAAGCTCAGAGTACTTTGATTCATCGTAGTGGAATGGATGCTACTGTGCTCTTTGAGGAATTAGTGGATCATGCTTTGGAAAAAAAGGCGATGGATCGGGCTGAATTTGCCCGAGCTGTGTGTGGTGCACCCCAATTGCTGAGTGGTCATTATCCCCTTATTATTGATTATGGGCTTGCAAAGGGACTGGCGCACGAAGCTTTTGGACATGCCGTGGAGTCCGATCATATGAGTGAGTCAGTTCTGGGCGAAGCTGGAAAATTGCGTAAAGGCCTCAGGGTTGCTCGGCCAGGTGTGACCATTATTGATGGACCGCTCGTTGGTGACTGGGCGTATCAACCTTTTTCTGCCAATGGTCTTCCTCGGCAAACTGTGACAATTGTACGGGATGGGATTTTGGAAGCTGGTTTGGGAGATGTTTTCTCAGCTGAAGAAGCAGGAATGCCTGTGACTGGGGCTGGGCGGGCGGAGGGTTATGGGAATATTCCCTTGCCGCGTATGAGTAATATCCGTTTGCTTGTTGACCGTATGCTTCCTTTAACTCCAGCGGAGCATCTGATGGAAGAAGTAAAAACCGTGCGGGAAACTCTTTTGAAGCATGGTGAGTTACGCGAGGGAGAGAAGAATCTTCTTCTTTTGGGGTATCGTGGGGGTCAAGTCAATCCTAAAACTGGGGATTTTGTCTTTCAATGTGATGGGATTATTGATGTTGCTGATCCAGCTCTCCCAATTTATCAGCCGTCGATCTTTAGTGGAAAAATCCTTTCCGCTTTGGAAGCGATTCGTGGGGGGCTCGGCGAAGGTTGTTATGATGCTATAGGAACCTGCGGAAAGGGTGGACAATCGGTTGCCTCAAGTGGTGGAAGCCATCGCTATTTGCTAATGGACATCGATCAACAAGTTAGTTTGGGAGGTGAACATGGATGA
- a CDS encoding metallopeptidase TldD-related protein yields MKLVAQLEELLYQAQHSPKKEETRLSAWRILVHESESVSLGLKDNSPGSVYTPPSYRQGQSGEVFLIWADGTCSQAIVQLPSHNDSEYWHKELEQWKQASYEDPDAAHIPSPEPLPLVAVEDREIQKIIAGDDEILFDQVKRWLTDKPSKAKMQGSIQAAWGYRHVRTSTGLAVSYQQSQFMSWFSFDSLVGGGFAKRRLMDIAEQEELWSRTVNHYEAMDHEAPPVGIQTQVILAPSMTEEMLGQFVLPNFSGDRVIEGQGAFSKENFMDHKQVFHPQFSLSVDPLRPLELGSYLVTAEGVPADRTVLVQNGQLQTPYLRVKDAVRWGSKPTALPQGAAGLYLQHQAEVSWENALQSVQDGVLVLSVLGLHTQEAVSGSYSLSAPHSLRILKGQIVGRTDVKLTGNFFTDLAAQTTVMARSAFETHPYLILKTGVQPL; encoded by the coding sequence ATGAAACTCGTCGCACAATTAGAGGAACTTCTCTATCAGGCTCAGCATTCACCGAAAAAAGAGGAAACGCGATTATCTGCCTGGCGTATTTTGGTTCATGAATCGGAATCAGTGTCCTTGGGTCTCAAAGATAATTCGCCGGGAAGTGTCTATACTCCACCTAGTTATCGTCAGGGTCAAAGTGGGGAGGTGTTTTTGATCTGGGCAGATGGAACATGCAGCCAGGCCATCGTTCAGTTGCCATCCCACAACGACTCCGAGTATTGGCATAAGGAATTGGAACAATGGAAGCAGGCCTCTTATGAAGACCCAGATGCAGCACATATTCCGTCTCCAGAACCCTTGCCACTTGTGGCTGTTGAAGACCGGGAAATCCAGAAAATTATTGCTGGAGACGACGAGATTCTATTTGACCAAGTAAAGCGTTGGCTAACCGATAAACCTTCAAAAGCTAAGATGCAGGGAAGTATCCAAGCGGCGTGGGGATACCGACATGTTCGAACTTCGACTGGACTTGCCGTTTCATACCAACAATCTCAGTTTATGTCTTGGTTTTCCTTTGATAGCTTAGTTGGGGGCGGGTTTGCTAAGCGACGATTGATGGATATCGCAGAACAGGAGGAGTTGTGGTCGCGTACGGTGAATCACTATGAGGCGATGGATCATGAAGCTCCTCCGGTAGGGATCCAGACTCAAGTGATTTTAGCCCCCTCTATGACGGAGGAAATGTTAGGACAGTTTGTACTTCCTAACTTTTCGGGAGATCGGGTGATTGAAGGGCAGGGTGCTTTTTCAAAGGAGAATTTTATGGATCATAAGCAGGTGTTCCATCCGCAATTCTCCTTAAGCGTTGACCCACTCCGCCCGTTGGAATTGGGATCTTATCTGGTGACTGCTGAAGGAGTACCGGCGGATCGTACCGTGCTGGTGCAGAATGGGCAGCTTCAGACTCCTTATCTTCGGGTTAAAGATGCAGTGCGTTGGGGTTCAAAACCGACAGCCCTTCCACAAGGAGCGGCTGGGCTTTACCTTCAGCACCAGGCTGAGGTCTCTTGGGAAAATGCTTTGCAGAGTGTGCAGGATGGTGTACTTGTGTTATCTGTTCTAGGATTACATACTCAGGAGGCGGTTTCTGGGTCTTATTCTCTCAGTGCGCCACATAGTTTGCGGATTTTGAAGGGTCAAATCGTCGGGCGAACGGATGTGAAATTAACGGGTAATTTCTTCACGGATTTAGCGGCACAGACGACTGTCATGGCTCGTTCGGCCTTTGAAACACATCCGTATCTCATCCTTAAGACGGGCGTACAACCTCTTTAA